CCGGAACCTGGTAAGTAGCACCGCCTACACGGCGCGACTTCACTTCGACCAGCGGAGCGATGGCGTCGAGAGCTTTCTCGAAGATTTCCAGGGGGTCGCTGTTCTTGCGTTCTTTAACCTTTTCCAGCGCGCCATAAACGATACGCTCGGCAACGGCTTTCTTGCCGCTTTCCATCACGTGGTTCATGAACTTGGCCAGGATTTGGCTTCCGTATTTTGGATCGTCAAGCACTTCGCGCTTGGCTGCTACGCGTCTTCTTGGCATGGATAAGCCCTCAAACGGTCTTCAGGTTCGCTCGGAATCGGTGCCCTTTCGGGACGCCTCCGACCTTACTCTTATCGACTCAGAAAATAAGATGATTCAGTTTTACAAAAAGCCGCTACTACTTAGGCTTCTTGGTACCGTACTTCGAACGACCCTGGTTACGACCTTTAACGCCGGAAGTATCCAAGGATCCGCGTACGGTGTGGTAACGAACACCTGGCAAGTCTTTTACACGACCGCCGCGGATCAGTACCACGCTGTGCTCTTGCAGGTTGTGGCCTTCACCGCCGATGTACGAGGAAACCTCGAAACCGTTGGTCAGACGCACACGGCATACTTTACGCAGTGCCGAGTTAGGTTTTTTCGGCGTGGTGGTATACACACGGGTGCATACGCCACGACGTTGCGGGCAGTTCTGCAGCGCAGGCACGTCGGATTTCTCGACGATACGCTTACGCGGCTGACGTACCAGCTGGTTGATAGTTGCCATCTACTAGCTCCACTGTTGTCTTGCGACGCTATTGTCTTGCAAGAAAAGCAAAATGGCAGGAACGAATTCCCGCCAAATTTAGGGGTACAAGAGTCTAAAGAGGATCTTGCCCCCAGTCAAGGCAAGGCCCCGACCTCCCCTCTCGTCCAACCGCAGCAAAATTGCCTTGATCCGACGAACGGGGGTGCCAGGGCCCAGTCTTATCTACCGCAGAACTCAGTTACCGCTTGAGTTCAGCGCTTCGGTCAGTGCAGCTTCCACTTCACTGGCGCTTACGCGCAACGGCTTGTCAGCATCACGGCGGCGCTTGCGCTCGCTGTGGTAAGCCAAACCGGTACCGGCCGGGATCAGACGACCCACAACCACGTTTTCCTTCAGGCCGCGCAAGTAGTCGCGCTTGCCGGTTACCGCTGCTTCGGTCAGTACGCGAGTGGTCTCCTGGAAGGAGGCCGCCGAGATGAACGATTCAGTGGACAACGACGCCTTGGTGATACCCAGCAGAACGCGCGTGAACTTGGAAACGAATTTCTCGTCACCCGCCAGACGCTCGTTCTCTACCAGTACGTGAGTCAGTTCCATCTGGTCGCCCTTGATGAAACTCGAATCGCCGGATTCAGCGATTTCAACTTTACGCAACATCTGACGCAGGATGGTCTCGATGTGCTTATCGTTGATCTTCACGCCCTGCAGACGGTAAACGTCCTGGATTTCGTTAACGATGTACTTGGCCAGCGCACTCACACCCAGCAGACGCAGGATGTCGTGTGGATCGCTCGGACCGTCGGAGATAACTTCGCCGCGGTTTACCTGTTCGCCTTCGAACACGTTCAGGTGACGCCACTTCGGAATCAGCTCTTCGTACGGATCGGTACCGTCGTTCGGGGTAATAACCAGACGGCGCTTGCCCTTGGTCTCTTTACCGAACGCGATGGTGCCGCTGACTTCAGCCAGAATCGACGCTTCTTTCGGACGACGAGCTTCGAACAAGTCGGCAACACGCGGCAGACCACCGGTGATGTCTCGAGTCTTCGAAGTTTCTTGCGGAATACGCGCGATAACATCACCGATCGCGATCTTCGCACCATCCGCTACACCGACCAGGGCGTTGGCTGGCAGGAAGTACTGAGCGATTACGTCAGTGCCTGGCAGCAACAGATCCTTGCCGTTGTCATCAACCATCTTCACGGCAGGACGGATGTCTTTACCGGCAGCCGGACGATCTTTCGCGTCGAGTACTTCAATGTTGGTCATACCGGTCAATTCGTCAGTCTGACGCTTGATCGTGATGCCTTCTTCCATGCCCACGTAGGTCACGGTACCTTTCATTTCGGTAACGATTGGGTGAGTGTGCGGATCCCACTTGGCCACGATTGCGCCAGCGTCGACCTTGTCACCTTCTTTAACCGAAATCACAGCACCGTACGGCAGCTTGTAGCGCTCACGCTCACGACCGTAGTCATCAGCGATTGCCAGCTCACCGGAACGGGACACAGCAACCAGGTGACCATCCACTCGCTCAACGTGCTTGAGGTTGTGAAGGCGGACAGTACCGCCGTTCTTCACCTGAACGCTGTCGGCTGCGGAGGTCCGGCTTGCCGCACCACCGATGTGGAACGTACGCATGGTCAGCTGGGTACCCGGCTCACCGATGGACTGGGCAGCGATAACGCCGACCGCTTCACCGATGTTCACCTGGTGACCACGAGCCAAGTCACGGCCGTAGCACTTGGCGCAAATGCCGTAGCGGGTTTCGCAGCTGATCGGCGAGCGAACAATCACTTCGTCGATGCTGTTGAGCTCGATGAACTCGACCCACTTCTCGTCAACCAGAGTGCCGGCAGGAACGATAACTTCCTCGGTACCTGGCTTGAATACGTCACGGGCAATAACACGACCCAATACGCGCTCACCCAGTGGCTCTACAACGTCACCGCCTTCAATGTGCGGTGTCATCAGCAGGCCGTGCTCGGTGCCGCAATCGATCTCGGTTACAACCAGATCTTGTGCGACGTCTACCAGACGACGAGTCAGGTAACCGGAGTTAGCGGTTTTCAACGCGGTATCCGCAAGACCCTTACGAGCACCGTGAGTGGAGATGAAGTACTGAAGTACGCTCAAACCTTCACGGAAGTTCGCAGTAATCGGCGTTTCGATGATGGAACCGTCCGGCTTGGCCATCAGGCCACGCATACCGGCGAGCTGACGGATCTGCGCAGCAGAACCCCGTGCGCCCGAGTCGGCCATCATGTACATCGAGTTGAAGGATTCTTGGTCAACTTCGTCGCCATGACGGTCGATGACTTTCTCTTTCGAGAGGTTGGCCATCATTGCCTTGGAAACTTCGTCGTTGGCCTTGGACCAAAGGTCGATCACTTTGTTGTACTTCTCGCCCTGTGTTACCAGGCCCGAGGCGTACTGGCTTTCGATCTCTTTCACTTCATCAGTGGCAGCACTGATGATGCGGGCTTTTTCATCCGGGATAACAAAGTCGTTAACACCGATGGAAACGCCGGAAATGGTCGAATAAGCAAAACCGGTGTACATCAACTGGTCAGCGAAGATCACGGTCTCTTTCAAACCAACCACGCGGTAGCACTGGTTGATCAGCTTGGAGATCGCCTTTTTCTTCATCGGCAAGTTGACGACGTCGTACGACAGACCTTTTGGCACAACCTGATACAGCAGCGCACGGCCGACAGTGGTGTCGACGATACGGGTGCCGCTCACGCTGCCGCCGTCACGGTCGTTGACGGTTTCGTTGATCCGCACTTTGACCTTGGCGTGCAGTGCGGCTTCGCCGGCACGGAACACACGGTCAACTTCTTGCAAGTCAGCGAATACTCGACCTTCGCCTTTGGCGTTGATCGCTTCACGGGTCATGTAGTACAGACCCAGTACAACGTCCTGCGACGGAACGATGATTGGCTCACCGTTGGCTGGCGACAGGATGTTGTTGGTCGACATCATCAACGCACGCGCTTCCAACTGGGCTTCCAGTGTCAGCGGTACGTGCACGGCCATTTGGTCGCCGTCGAAGTCGGCGTTGTACGCAGCACAGACCAGAGGGTGCAGCTGGATAGCCTTACCTTCGATCAGTACCGGTTCAAAAGCCTGGATACCCAGACGGTGAAGGGTCGGTGCACGGTTGAGGAGAACCGGGTGTTCGCGAATCACCTCAGCGAGAACGTCCCAAACCTCTGGCAGTTCGCGCTCGACCATTTTCTTGGCCGCTTTGATGGTGGTCGCGAGACCGCGCATTTCCAGCTTGCCGAAGATGAACGGCTTGAACAGCTCAAGTGCCATCTTCTTAGGCAGACCGCACTGGTGCAGACGCAGGGTCGGGCCTACGGTAATTACCGAACGACCCGAGTAGTCAACACGCTTACCGAGCAAGTTCTGACGGAAACGACCCTGCTTACCCTTGATCATGTCAGCCAGGGATTTCAGAGGACGCTTGTTGGAACCGGTGATAGCGCGGCCACGACGACCGTTGTCGAGCAGGGCATCGACAGCTTCCTGCAACATACGCTTTTCGTTGCGCACGATGATGTCCGGAGCGGACAGATCAAGCAGGCGCTTCAAGCGGTTGTTACGGTTGATCACGCGGCGGTACAGGTCGTTGAGGTCGGACGTCGCGAAACGACCACCGTCCAACGGTACCAGCGGACGCAGGTCTGGCGGCAGAACCGGCAGAACGGTCAGCACCATCCACTCTGGCAAGTTGCCGGAACCCTGGAAGGCTTCCATCAACTTCAGACGCTTGGACAGCTTCTTGATCTTGGTTTCGGAGTTGGTTTGCGGAATCTCTTCGCGCAGACGACCAATCTCGTGCTCCAGGTCGATAGCGTGCAGCAGCTCACGGACAGCTTCGGCACCCATGCGGGCATCGAAATCGTCGCCGAACTCTTCCAGCGCTTCGAAGTACTGCTCGTCGTTCAGCAACTGACCTTTTTCAAGGGTGGTCATGCCTGGATCGATAACGACATAGCTCTCGAAGTAGAGAACGCGTTCGATATCACGCAGGGTCATGTCCATCAGCAAGCCGATACGGGACGGCAGCGATTTCAGGAACCAGATGTGGGCAACCGGCGAAGCCAGCTCGATGTGCGCCATGCGCTCACGACGAACCTTGGCCAGCGCGACTTCAACGCCGCACTTCTCGCAGATCACACCGCGGTGCTTCAAGCGCTTGTACTTACCGCACAGGCACTCGTAATCCTTTACCGGGCCAAAGATCTTGGCGCAGAACAGGCCGTCACGCTCAGGTTTGAACGTACGGTAGTTGATGGTTTCCGGCTTTTTAACTTCACCGAACGACCACGAACGGATCATCTCAGGCGATGCCAATCCAATACGGATGGCGTCGAACTCTTCGACTTGACCCTGGTTTTTCAGCAAATTCAGTAGGTCTTTCAAGGCCTTTCCTCCTGGCGGAGCAGAGAGCGGGCTAAGCAGCCCCGCTCTCGATTCGCGTCACGTGTTATTCGGTTTCCAGATCGATATCGATGCCGAGGGAACGAATTTCTTTGATCAACACGTTGAAGGACTCGGGCATGCCCGGCTCCATACGGTGATCGCCGTCCACGATGTTTTTGTACATCTTGGTACGACCGTTCACATCGTCCGACTTCACTGTGAGCATTTCTTGCAGAGTGTATGCAGCACCGTATGCTTCCAGTGCCCAGACCTCCATCTCCCCGAAACGCTGACCACCGAACTGAGCCTTACCACCCAGCGGCTGCTGGGTAACCAGGCTGTACGAACCGGTAGAACGAGCGTGCATCTTGTCGTCTACCAAGTGGTTCAGCTTCAGCATGTACATGTAGCCAACAGTAACCGGGCGCTCAAACTTGTTGCCGGTACGGCCGTCGAACAGCTGCATCTGGCCGCTTTCTGGCAGGTCTGCCAGTTTCAGCATGGCCTTGATTTCGCTTTCCTTGGCACCGTCGAACACCGGGGTAGCCATTGGAACGCCGCCGCGCAGGTTCTTCGCCAGATCCAGGATTTCCTGGTCGGAGAAGGTGTCCAGCTCTTCGTTGCGACCGCCGATCTCGTTGTAGATCTCGTGCAGGAACTTACGCAGGTCAGCGACCTTGCGCTGCTCTTCGATCATACGGTTGATCTTCTCGCCCAGACCTTTGGCCGCGAGGCCCAGGTGGGTTTCAAGGATCTGACCAACGTTCATACGCGAAGGTACGCCCAACGGGTTGAGGACAACGTCGACCGGGGTGCCATTGGCATCGTGCGGCATGTCTTCAACCGGCATGATCACGGAGACCACACCTTTGTTACCGTGACGGCCGGCCATCTTGTCGCCCGGCTGGATGCGGCGACGGATTGCCAGGTAAACCTTGACGATTTTCAGCACGCCTGGAGCCAGGTCATCGCCCTGCTGCAGTTTGCGCTTCTTGTCTTCGAACTTGTCGTCCAGCAGACGGCGGCGATCAACGATGTAGGCCTGAGCCTTCTCGAGTTGCTCGTTCAGAGCATCTTCAGCCATGCGCAGTTTGAACCACTGGCCGTGCTCAAGACCGTCGAGAATTTCGTCGGTGATGTCCTGACCTTTCTTCAGACCTGCGCCGCCTTCAGCCTTGTGGCCTACCAGAGCGGAACGCAGACGTTCGAAGGTCGCGCCTTCAACGATACGGAACTCTTCGTTCAGGTCCTTGCGGATCTCGTCGAGCTGAGTCTTCTCGATGGACAGTGCACGAGCATCACGCTCAACGCCGTCACGGGTGAAGACCTGTACGTCGATGACAGTACCTTTGGTACCGGTAGGTACACGCAGGGAAGTGTCTTTAACGTCGCTGGCTTTTTCACCGAAGATGGCACGCAGCAGTTTTTCTTCCGGAGTCAGTTGGGTCTCGCCTTTCGGAGTGACCTTACCGACCAGGATGTCGCCTGCGCCTACTTCAGCACCTACGTAAACGATACCGGCTTCGTCCAGCTTGTTCAGTGCAGCTTCACCCACGTTCGGGATGTCTGCAGTGATCTCTTCAGGCCCAAGCTTGGTGTCACGTGCCACGCAGGTCAGTTCTTGGATGTGGATCGTGGTGAAGCGGTCTTCTTGAACAACACGCTCGGACAGGCAGATGGAGTCTTCGAAGTTGAAGCCGTTCCATGCCATGAACGCGATGCGCATGTTCTGACCCAGTGCCAGTTCACCCATGTCGGTGGACGGGCCGTCGGCCATGATGTCGCTACGCTGAACGCGATCACCCTTGCTCACCAGCGGACGCTGGTTGATGCAGGTGTTCTGGTTCGAGCGGGTGTATTTGGTCAGGTTGTAGATGTCGACACCGGCTTCGCCAGTTTCAACTTCGTCATCGGCAACACGAACCACGATACGGCTGGCATCAACGGAGTCGATCACGCCGCCACGACGAGCCACGACGCAAACGCCGGAGTCACGGGCTACGTTACGCTCCATGCCGGTACCTACCAGCGGCTTGTCAGCGCGCAGGGTTGGTACAGCTTGACGCTGCATGTTGGAACCCATCAACGCACGGTTGGCGTCATCGTGTTCCAGGAACGGGATCAGCGACGCAGCAACCGAAACTACCTGCTTCGGCGATACGTCCATCAAGGTGACGTCTTCCGGCGCCTTGACGGTGAACTCGTTCAAGTGACGAACAGCTACCAGCTCGTCGATCAGGACTTTCTTGTCGTTCATCGTGGCCGAAGCCTGAGCGATCACGTGATCAGCTTCTTCGATGGCGGACAGGAAAACGATCTCGTCGGTGACCAGAGCGTCTTTCACCACACGGTACGGGCTCTCAAGGAAGCCGTACTGGTTGGTGCGCGCATAAGCGGCCAGGGAGTTGATCAGACCGATGTTCGGACCTTCCGGCGTTTCGATCGGGCATACGCGACCGTAGTGCGTCGGGTGTACGTCACGAACTTCAAAGCCTGCACGCTCACGGGTCAGACCGCCCGGGCCCAGTGCGGAAACACGGCGCTTGTGGGTGATCTCGGAGAGCGGGTTGTTCTGGTCCATGAACTGCGAGAGCTGGCTGGAACCGAAGAACTCCTTCACCGCCGCAGCCACTGGCTTGGCGTTGATCAGGTCTTGCGGCATCAGGCCTTCGCTTTCAGCCATCGACAGACGCTCTTTGACCGCACGCTCAACACGTACCAGGCCAACGCGGAACTG
The genomic region above belongs to Pseudomonas sp. S35 and contains:
- the rpsG gene encoding 30S ribosomal protein S7 is translated as MPRRRVAAKREVLDDPKYGSQILAKFMNHVMESGKKAVAERIVYGALEKVKERKNSDPLEIFEKALDAIAPLVEVKSRRVGGATYQVPVEVRPSRRNALAMRWLVDFARKRGEKSMALRLAGELLDAAEGKGAAVKKREDVHRMAEANKAFSHYRF
- the rpsL gene encoding 30S ribosomal protein S12, coding for MATINQLVRQPRKRIVEKSDVPALQNCPQRRGVCTRVYTTTPKKPNSALRKVCRVRLTNGFEVSSYIGGEGHNLQEHSVVLIRGGRVKDLPGVRYHTVRGSLDTSGVKGRNQGRSKYGTKKPK
- the rpoC gene encoding DNA-directed RNA polymerase subunit beta' gives rise to the protein MKDLLNLLKNQGQVEEFDAIRIGLASPEMIRSWSFGEVKKPETINYRTFKPERDGLFCAKIFGPVKDYECLCGKYKRLKHRGVICEKCGVEVALAKVRRERMAHIELASPVAHIWFLKSLPSRIGLLMDMTLRDIERVLYFESYVVIDPGMTTLEKGQLLNDEQYFEALEEFGDDFDARMGAEAVRELLHAIDLEHEIGRLREEIPQTNSETKIKKLSKRLKLMEAFQGSGNLPEWMVLTVLPVLPPDLRPLVPLDGGRFATSDLNDLYRRVINRNNRLKRLLDLSAPDIIVRNEKRMLQEAVDALLDNGRRGRAITGSNKRPLKSLADMIKGKQGRFRQNLLGKRVDYSGRSVITVGPTLRLHQCGLPKKMALELFKPFIFGKLEMRGLATTIKAAKKMVERELPEVWDVLAEVIREHPVLLNRAPTLHRLGIQAFEPVLIEGKAIQLHPLVCAAYNADFDGDQMAVHVPLTLEAQLEARALMMSTNNILSPANGEPIIVPSQDVVLGLYYMTREAINAKGEGRVFADLQEVDRVFRAGEAALHAKVKVRINETVNDRDGGSVSGTRIVDTTVGRALLYQVVPKGLSYDVVNLPMKKKAISKLINQCYRVVGLKETVIFADQLMYTGFAYSTISGVSIGVNDFVIPDEKARIISAATDEVKEIESQYASGLVTQGEKYNKVIDLWSKANDEVSKAMMANLSKEKVIDRHGDEVDQESFNSMYMMADSGARGSAAQIRQLAGMRGLMAKPDGSIIETPITANFREGLSVLQYFISTHGARKGLADTALKTANSGYLTRRLVDVAQDLVVTEIDCGTEHGLLMTPHIEGGDVVEPLGERVLGRVIARDVFKPGTEEVIVPAGTLVDEKWVEFIELNSIDEVIVRSPISCETRYGICAKCYGRDLARGHQVNIGEAVGVIAAQSIGEPGTQLTMRTFHIGGAASRTSAADSVQVKNGGTVRLHNLKHVERVDGHLVAVSRSGELAIADDYGRERERYKLPYGAVISVKEGDKVDAGAIVAKWDPHTHPIVTEMKGTVTYVGMEEGITIKRQTDELTGMTNIEVLDAKDRPAAGKDIRPAVKMVDDNGKDLLLPGTDVIAQYFLPANALVGVADGAKIAIGDVIARIPQETSKTRDITGGLPRVADLFEARRPKEASILAEVSGTIAFGKETKGKRRLVITPNDGTDPYEELIPKWRHLNVFEGEQVNRGEVISDGPSDPHDILRLLGVSALAKYIVNEIQDVYRLQGVKINDKHIETILRQMLRKVEIAESGDSSFIKGDQMELTHVLVENERLAGDEKFVSKFTRVLLGITKASLSTESFISAASFQETTRVLTEAAVTGKRDYLRGLKENVVVGRLIPAGTGLAYHSERKRRRDADKPLRVSASEVEAALTEALNSSGN
- the rpoB gene encoding DNA-directed RNA polymerase subunit beta gives rise to the protein MAYSYTEKKRIRKDFSKLPDVMDVPYLLAIQLDSYREFLQAGATKDQFRDVGLHAAFKSVFPIISYSGNAALEYVGYRLGEPAFDVKECVLRGVTYAVPLRVKVRLIIFDKESSNKAIKDIKEQEVYMGEIPLMTENGTFVINGTERVIVSQLHRSPGVFFDHDRGKTHSSGKLLYSARIIPYRGSWLDFEFDPKDCVFVRIDRRRKLPASVLLRALGYTTEQVLDAFYTTNVFSLKDETLSLELIASRLRGEIAVLDIQDEKGKVIVEAGRRITARHINQIEKAGIKSLDVPLDYVLGRTTAKAIVHPATGEILAECNTELNTEILAKIAKAQVVRLETLYTNDIDCGPFVSDTLKIDSTSNQLEALVEIYRMMRPGEPPTKDAAETLFNNLFFSPERYDLSAVGRMKFNRRIGRTEIEGSGVLCKEDIVAVLKTLVDIRNGKGIVDDIDHLGNRRVRCVGEMAENQFRVGLVRVERAVKERLSMAESEGLMPQDLINAKPVAAAVKEFFGSSQLSQFMDQNNPLSEITHKRRVSALGPGGLTRERAGFEVRDVHPTHYGRVCPIETPEGPNIGLINSLAAYARTNQYGFLESPYRVVKDALVTDEIVFLSAIEEADHVIAQASATMNDKKVLIDELVAVRHLNEFTVKAPEDVTLMDVSPKQVVSVAASLIPFLEHDDANRALMGSNMQRQAVPTLRADKPLVGTGMERNVARDSGVCVVARRGGVIDSVDASRIVVRVADDEVETGEAGVDIYNLTKYTRSNQNTCINQRPLVSKGDRVQRSDIMADGPSTDMGELALGQNMRIAFMAWNGFNFEDSICLSERVVQEDRFTTIHIQELTCVARDTKLGPEEITADIPNVGEAALNKLDEAGIVYVGAEVGAGDILVGKVTPKGETQLTPEEKLLRAIFGEKASDVKDTSLRVPTGTKGTVIDVQVFTRDGVERDARALSIEKTQLDEIRKDLNEEFRIVEGATFERLRSALVGHKAEGGAGLKKGQDITDEILDGLEHGQWFKLRMAEDALNEQLEKAQAYIVDRRRLLDDKFEDKKRKLQQGDDLAPGVLKIVKVYLAIRRRIQPGDKMAGRHGNKGVVSVIMPVEDMPHDANGTPVDVVLNPLGVPSRMNVGQILETHLGLAAKGLGEKINRMIEEQRKVADLRKFLHEIYNEIGGRNEELDTFSDQEILDLAKNLRGGVPMATPVFDGAKESEIKAMLKLADLPESGQMQLFDGRTGNKFERPVTVGYMYMLKLNHLVDDKMHARSTGSYSLVTQQPLGGKAQFGGQRFGEMEVWALEAYGAAYTLQEMLTVKSDDVNGRTKMYKNIVDGDHRMEPGMPESFNVLIKEIRSLGIDIDLETE